One Pseudobacteroides sp. genomic window, GATGGGTTTAGGAATGGAGCATCCTTAAAAAATGTCTCATAGTCTATTTGTTTTTTTAATTGTTCTTCCATCTCTTCCTGAGTATATCCAGTCAACCAACAAATGATTTCATCAACTTCTGATTTAGTACGTCCTTTTTTCTCTGCCTTTGAAACTAATAGGGGATATACACTTGCAAAGCTCATTGTATAGATTCGATGTTTGGACATTGTTCTTCCTCCCAATATTT contains:
- a CDS encoding DUF2200 domain-containing protein, whose product is MSKHRIYTMSFASVYPLLVSKAEKKGRTKSEVDEIICWLTGYTQEEMEEQLKKQIDYETFFKDAPFLNPSRTLIKGVVCGVRVEDIEEPTMQEIRYLDKLIDELAKGKSMEKILRKK